The Alicyclobacillus macrosporangiidus CPP55 genome segment ACGTGAAGTTCCAGTGATGGTAGCCTTCCCAGTAGCCCCAGGCACTCGTTGCAGTCGCCATTGTGTGACCTCCCACAAGATGAATTCTCTAGACAGCAAGCCTTGGCTCGAATATAGCGAAACGCCAAAATGGTTGGTATAACGCTCTCCCACAAAAATTAAGGTGTCCCGTTATAAGGTGTTCACAACACCAGCCAACCCCGTCCTGCCTTCATCGAGTAGACCATCTATGTTAATGTCAAGTTCTCTATCAAGTCTCAAGGCCAATGAAGGGAACGAGTTTTAGGAGGAATTCAATCCAGACTGTTTCATCAAAATAGATTTTTGATATAAAATATTCCGGCTATATCTTCTTCAGCGAGGTGTAGATTTGGGCTTTGTTCAGAAGGGCAAAGATCAGACGAACGAATTTCCGGGCTGAGAGCACGAGTCCGCGTTTATTGTGATGCTTTGTGACTTCGCGATAAACCCGGATCGGACCCTGCTCTTAGGAGCATTGTCTCGCGGGATCCCCAAAGGCAACCCTGCTAAATTAACATAAACGAGAACTATCGGAATCTGAGTGATAGGGTGACACTACTCTCTTGTTCACAGGTCCCATAGGTATGTCGCCAACCTCCGTTCGGGACTTGCACCCTATGGACGCCGCCCGTGTCAGACGTACAGACACAGGAGGAAGGTTGAGCCTCCTTCCTCCTCGGTGGCCTCCGATTCGCCTTGGCAGCGGAACAGGGCAAAGCTTTTAAGGCTCACCACTAGTCAGTCCCCGTATACTGAAGAACGAAAAGACCAAAGTTCTTATCGGTACAATACACATAACCTCGAGAATCCACCAACACATCCTCAAACTGCGTCACGAGTACGGATGGAAGAACACCCAATCGCTCGGTAGGATCAGCCGGGACAAAATGGCCGACTTCTCGTGGAACCAGCGGATCCGCTATGCTGAAGACCCTCAAACCTGCGTTGAAGTAGGTCAAGTAGACGATGTCCGACGGTGGCATTAAATCGGGATGTCCCTGGTGGTGATGTTGATTGTGCGGACCAAAGCGTCCACCTTTTTCGTAGTAGGTTTGGTACGGTAATCCTGGCTCCGGCGTCGGAACCGGAAACGAACTCAAGACTTTGGGGTGGAGTTCGTCCGCCACGTCCACCACGAAGACGTAGTTGAGCCCGTCTCCGCTGCCCTCCAGGATGGCCTCACTGTTCACAATCACAATCTTCCTGTCTGGAATCGGTACTGCAGAATGGCAACCAAGGGAACTGCCAAGGTTACCGAACGATACACGGCTAACAAACTTGGGATTCCACACATCAGAGACATCGAGAATGACGAGCCCAACCTGTCCATACGATAGGTACGCACGTTCTCCCACCACGTAAGCTGGCCCATGAAAATACGCGCAGAATTCCGGACTTTCGCCTGCACCTACATTCTGCCCCGGCCACCACCAGCGCGAAACTTCCACTGGTTGCGCCGGATTGTCTATATCTACGATGGTCAGAATGTTCCCCTCAAAACCCGCGGGGTTAGCCGTCATGTAGACGTAGCGACCGCCCGCATAGAAATTACGATGTGTCCCGGTGCCGCCAGTCTCGTACTTCCCGAGCAGTCGCGGCTGTGCTGGATTAGACTCCACGTCCCAAATGAGAGCTCCCTCGTCATACTGGGCTCCAGATTCAATTCCCCAGCCTTCGACCGGTTTTTCCAGTGCCGTAATCATCTTGCCGTCGGCTACCTGAACCTGGATGGTCCAGGTGTCTCGCGGCCCCGGGGTGAAACTTAGGTACTGGGGCTCTGCCGGATTGGTGACGTCCAACACAGACCAGCCGCGGTGCCACAGGTGTGCGACGTACAGATACCACCTCTCCCCACACCGTTGAATACCCATCTTGAACCCCGGCTTGCTCTCCAAGTCGTGATAACCGACAAAACGTACATTGTGTTGCTCCAGGATGTTCACCCTGGCCACCTCCGGGCAATCGGTGCCTCCGACATCTCATCCGACACCAGAATGTCGACCACCACACTGACCGACGTTGTAGGGAAATACCTGTCCTCCTACCCTTCCCCGTCGCTATTACAAGTAACCACCTTCACATATAACCCTAGTGCGAGTTGCGGTTTGAGGCCAGCGCTGTCTCGCACAATACTTCGATAATTTTATTGTGGAGTTACAACATCGCCATTGTATCGAATACCAAACGGCGGGTGACGACCCTCTACTCAATCTCATTGTGAAAAGACCACAACATCCGCCCGTCTTTCT includes the following:
- a CDS encoding LVIVD repeat-containing protein, yielding MNILEQHNVRFVGYHDLESKPGFKMGIQRCGERWYLYVAHLWHRGWSVLDVTNPAEPQYLSFTPGPRDTWTIQVQVADGKMITALEKPVEGWGIESGAQYDEGALIWDVESNPAQPRLLGKYETGGTGTHRNFYAGGRYVYMTANPAGFEGNILTIVDIDNPAQPVEVSRWWWPGQNVGAGESPEFCAYFHGPAYVVGERAYLSYGQVGLVILDVSDVWNPKFVSRVSFGNLGSSLGCHSAVPIPDRKIVIVNSEAILEGSGDGLNYVFVVDVADELHPKVLSSFPVPTPEPGLPYQTYYEKGGRFGPHNQHHHQGHPDLMPPSDIVYLTYFNAGLRVFSIADPLVPREVGHFVPADPTERLGVLPSVLVTQFEDVLVDSRGYVYCTDKNFGLFVLQYTGTD